Proteins from a genomic interval of Terriglobales bacterium:
- the nuoH gene encoding NADH-quinone oxidoreductase subunit NuoH yields the protein MSEFAIYVGIAIVKIVVLVVLLLTGVAYTVWLERKLVGHIQNRWGPTRVGPFGLLQPLADGLKLIFKEDLVPPHVYKPLYILAPILSLALALTSISVIPFGNSITIAGRAIPLQVTDVNIGLLVILGVTSIGVYGVALSGWSSNSKYSLLGGLRASAQMVSYEVALGLSLVGVLILSGTFSLRGIVEAQAGGVLHWNIFRGGQIVAFFLYLCAAFAETNRTPFDLPEAETELVAGYHTEYSSMKYAMFMMAEYANMITVGCLASLLFLGGWSGPVPAFLPAWAQALMPVFWFSLRVFLFLCLYIWVRGTLPRFRYDQLMAFGWKVLLPLALANIVVTSLVVGLRA from the coding sequence TTGTCGGAGTTCGCCATCTACGTCGGGATCGCGATCGTCAAGATCGTGGTGCTCGTGGTGTTGCTGCTGACTGGCGTGGCCTACACGGTGTGGCTGGAGCGCAAGCTGGTGGGCCACATCCAGAACCGCTGGGGCCCGACCCGCGTCGGCCCCTTCGGCCTGCTGCAGCCCCTGGCCGACGGGCTGAAGCTCATCTTCAAGGAAGACCTGGTGCCGCCGCACGTCTACAAGCCGCTCTACATCCTGGCGCCCATCCTTTCGCTCGCCCTGGCGCTGACTTCGATCTCCGTCATCCCCTTCGGGAACTCGATCACCATCGCCGGGCGCGCCATCCCCCTGCAGGTCACCGACGTGAACATCGGGCTGCTGGTCATCCTGGGCGTGACCTCCATCGGGGTCTACGGCGTGGCCCTGTCGGGGTGGTCGTCGAACAGCAAGTACTCGCTGCTGGGCGGGCTGCGCGCCAGCGCCCAGATGGTGAGCTACGAGGTGGCGTTGGGACTCTCGCTGGTGGGGGTGCTCATCCTCTCCGGCACCTTCAGCCTGCGCGGCATCGTGGAGGCGCAGGCGGGCGGCGTGCTGCATTGGAACATCTTTCGCGGCGGGCAGATCGTGGCCTTTTTCCTTTATCTCTGCGCCGCCTTCGCCGAGACCAATCGCACTCCCTTTGACTTGCCCGAGGCCGAGACCGAGCTGGTGGCCGGCTATCACACCGAGTACAGCTCCATGAAGTACGCCATGTTCATGATGGCGGAGTACGCCAACATGATCACGGTCGGCTGTCTGGCTTCCCTGCTCTTCCTGGGCGGATGGAGCGGGCCGGTGCCGGCGTTCCTGCCGGCGTGGGCGCAGGCGCTGATGCCCGTCTTCTGGTTCTCGCTGCGGGTCTTTCTCTTTCTCTGCCTTTATATCTGGGTGCGCGGGACGCTGCCGCGCTTCCGCTACGACCAACTGATGGCCTTCGGATGGAAGGTCCTGCTGCCGCTGGCGCTGGCCAATATCGTGGTGACCAGCCTGGTGGTGGGACTGAGGGCTTAG